acttttagttagccgactaaaatgagttttgaattaaggataatattttcacttacattattataaaataaattattatttgaaaataatattttagaaactgaaattttaaaatagaaataatttttgaaagatatcaaCGCacaaaataagagttcaagtagtagtaaaagagtcaagTCGTATCCAAAGAGTCTTTCATAGTCTCAACCTTtgattgttttgtcataaatatgaattattattttgcttcccaactatttttaggatccaatggcACAAACGTAAatgatatcaaaaaagaaaaaatagaattaTATCTAGGAAATTTGAAAAATGGTTAATCTTTTttatgtagtgtttcttaattaatactcgatgattatctatatttaataGAGAAAGTTTAagttttaagattatttacatataattcaaataactcaaataTATTATATGATTAGTGTCCGCACATTCGCGCAGGTGATAATACTAGTTAAGGGTAAAATGAATAATTTaaagttattatttttaaatttagaaatatattatttattttggaaataatttaaaATTGAGTATAAAATAAACTATGGCTAAAGTTATAAGTGGTGATTGGTGACCACTACCACTAGGTCCACCACTGACTGTGACATACAACCACATGAGGTTCGCCGTCATAATAGCAGAAGTAcaactaaaaattccaaaactcaAAGTAAAGAAAAAACGAAAAAGACTTTCCACTAAATTATGGTAATAATTCCAATGACAACAATACCCTTGTATGCTTATCAAATTTACAACACAATACCCCCATCCCAATACAGAGAGAATAAATGAAGTAAAAACTACTACCTAAAATCAACCACCCACCCCCCAAATACCCACCCCCAAATACCCCCCCTCAGACCTTAAGAATTTTAGCAGCTCTAACAACAGGATTTTCCCTCGCAATCGCTTCACGACCAGCTGCTTTATAATCATAGCTACAGTCATGGCGATCGGAATACCGATGCTCCGAGCAGAAAACCTCGCCGCACCGGCAACGGAATCCGATCAATCCTACTTTCCTCCGGCATCCTATCCCGGAGCATCGATTTGCTTCCCTCGGCCTCTTAACCAACCGTCTAATCTCCTCCAGATCCGATTTTTCCGGCGATCTAGCTCCGGAGCTAGATCTCGAATCATCAGTTCCAGAGAAGTTTAGATCTGAGATTTCCGGCGCTCTAACGGAACTGGTCGACGGCGACGCCGGTTTTTGGTTGTCGGCGTGAGGTTGTGAGGATACTGGGAGATTTGGTAGAGGTATGGATTGTGGAACCTTCAGCtcggtttcttctttttctctcttctgcGCCATGATTTTTGAGAGAGAGATTTTGAGCTTTTTGCTCAATGGAAAAGATTGGAGTTGACGAAATGGAAATGGAAATGAAAATAGAGAATAGAGAGGAATGGGTGAGAGAGATAAGGCGTGTTTGGTTGGCGTGTTTGGTTGGCGTATTATAGATAAAAAATTAGATTAAGAAAGAGATAGTACAAAAATTCAATGTTCATATGCTACGCTTTTACTGACATACTTAAATTTAATCAATATTTAAGTTAAATCAATTACTTAATTTTCACGTCATAAATTAAATTGAAAATCTGTATCAACTTGGTCATGATTTAGTGATTTCGTGTGATTGTATAAAATAATTTAGCACACATAAAAAATGtataattttaaatatattatgACATTTCCATAACTATATATATGGCAATAAGTGTATAATGGAAGAATTGAAAGTTAAAAGTCATTCTCTTAGAACAAAAACTAatcttataaaataaaataaaacagaaaaacgTTAAAGAGTTACGTATGTACAAAATATATCTTGCTTTTTTATTCTGAtttatgttataaaataaaaactgtAAAGTAAACAAACCGAAGACAAATTTAAAGAGATTGATATATTATTCAATTTCAaattgatgtacataatgaaccgaaatctcctctatttataaAAAAAGGAAGCAGTTGTGGGGCTTTTCAGCTACTTGTAAGCTGTCTGCATGGGCTGCTCGCAACCTGCCTGATTAATAAGAAGTTATCGCAAGTCATTTCATTAAGTTGCTTGCAACCTGCCTGCATCAGCTGCTTGTAGATAAATTTCAAtggagtactaaatagataactCTCCCCATTGGATGTTAATACTCCTCTGTAGATAATCTTTAATAAGAAAAATCCTGTGGGAAAAATCTTAGTGAAAGAAAAATAGTACACATATTCAGTAATACGCATTCCtagttgcctcattaaaaaccttagagaaaacctttaggaaaaaccttagcaaggaaaaaagagtacaacgcgtattttGCTCCCCCTAATGAAAAccttgttttaaatatttgagtATCCGCAtgccaatcttgtataccatcttctcaaaagttgaagttggtgaagatttagtgaataaatttgtcggattgtcacttgaacggatttgttgcacatcgaTGTTATCATTCTTCTGGAGATCATGTATGAAGAATAACTTTGATGAAATGtgtttcgttctatctccttGGATAATTCCTCCCTTGTGATGATGGTCATCACTTACTTTTAAACTAAATTATGTGTTTCCGAGGCCGTGAAAAACCTCATTTATCatcatctcgatttgcgtgcgtagtccgggcgcgtagccgaaaaagcctaaatgtgaaaatctgtgaaaaatgaataaatttgatttcggtcaacgttttgggtaaacgaactcggacccataatttgacggtcccggagggtccgtaggaaaatatgggacttggacgtatgcccggaatcgaattccgatatcctaagcccgagaaatgaatttttttaaagaaaattattttctgaaattctttaaaagaatttgaaatgaaatttgattagaacatgatggtatcgggcccgtattttggttccggctcccggtacaggtcttatatatgatttaagacgatcctgtaaaatttggtgaaaaatggatgtcatttgacgtgattcggacctaaatcacaaaagttgatgttttacgaagtttgagaaaaaaattctttgattttgagacttaattcgttgttattgaggttattttggcgatttgattgcacggatAAATTCGTTGATGtcattgagttagtacgtatgtttggttaggagccccgagggctcgggtgagttttgggtaggttccggggtgtcttaggcttaaacatGGCTATTGGAGGTCCAGAAAAAAAAACTACAACTCTCTGAAcctgctagtgcggtccgcactgattttgtgttgtccgcactggaggttgtgcggccgtagtggattttgtgcggtccgcacagagagTCTAagaggttgtgcggccgcagttgatcttgtgcggtccgcatagggagTCTGAGAGGTTGTgtgccgcagttgattttgtgcggtccgcatagggggTCCGAGAGGAGTATATTAagacttttcagttatttttcatttttcaaaaccccaaaacataagaggcgattttttcaaataacctttcttctccaaaacattggtaagtgatttctaactcattttcttcaatcattaacatcttttcacatgatttcaactcacaATCAATGACTTTAatgagggaaattgggtgttttgggtagaacctaggtttttcaaaaattatggatttgaacctcgatttgaggtccgattttagaataaatcatatatttgggttcgtgggagaatgagtaatcgagttttggttcgaacctcgagttttgaccatatgggcccgggggcgatttttaactttttgggtaaaactttagaaaactcattttcatgcatttcaattgatacatttagtgtttattgatgtaattaagtaacttgtgactagatacgagcgaattgatggtagaatcaaggggtaaagctataattgaatcgtgaattgtgttcatggcattgaggtaagtgttcggtctaaccttagcttgagggattaggagttgtatccTATTTGTTACCtacttcttgttgagtacgacgtataggcatggtgacgagtatctatacgttggtgtcgagcatgaccgtgagtcttaaattgatatctgttgtgttcttaaatgattctACCGATGCTTAATTGGTGCTTCCCGTTATTGAGCAAAGATTTagtttgttttcgtggaaattactGATGATTTAGTATTGGTGTTAACTGAGATGAGTatgagttgagttaagattggttatagcagattctcccttgccggaacGTATATACTTTCACGGttgaattcccttgccgggatagtgtagttattgttgatcccttgtcgggactcgtGATACGGTTGAGTTTAATGTATataaatatattggatcgggttgcacgccgtaacaatgttatatatattggatcggattgcacgccgcaacaatgttatatatattggattgggttgcacgccgcaacaatgttatatatactggatcgggttgcacgtcgcaacaaagTTATATATactggatcggattgcacgctgcaacaacgTTATATATATACTGGTTCGGGTTGCAAGCCGCAACaattttatatatattggatcgggtttcgcgtcgcaacagtgttattatgacTGGTTGTAGATATTGAGTTGTTCCTCTCCTATTTCCCTTTAATTTTGCTGGATTTAATGTGTTTCCCGAAGCATGcaccccctcccatttaaacAGCTTGTTTCTATTTAGTTTTCGCCGTATATTATATTATTGCATAATAATAGGCGAAATATAGGTGATTTAGTTGttgtttatgcttccgcttgattatattccaatgatatattatggttaattgatgaaaaataggctctaattgtgatatgtatacattgcaggatgaggagcctatatgctgctttcaagaggatattggaatgatttatgagcaagaacaacccctcggaGTCGAGTTTGCGCAAGGACGAGACGAAAAATGGACGAAATCAAGCGTCAGACGCGCGAAGTCGCGCAGTAGTTCGCGCGTAAGAAGAGCTGAGGCAGAATCACGCGCGAAGAAATGCGCGAAGTTGTGCGCGAGCTCGCGCGTGTCCGATccgagaaaaaaaaaatttagggGTAAAACTGGAAATCTGGGGAGAaacccacttaacctatataaagtcaagctcgcccaaggttaAAGGGGAAAGTTTTTCATAGTTTAGTGGAAGAgatagagaggcaagaggcaaggaggagtttttgaccatcaagttcttattttttttctcttgtttttgctGTTTTGTGATGAAATTGAACTTATTTATGATGAACACTAGTATTAGCAGCTAAGACCCATTGTTCTAGGGTCGTGGgtaaaacatgaatgttgttgtttgaagtttaatttgacaaaattggtttatcatattgggttatttatttaattatgttcTTAATTATTctgctgagtagctaacagtgaaatactatctacgaatctttagttgaactcgaaagtgggaactttagattgcatatagaattaaatagagcaagttatTGAACCCGTGCCTCGGGGAACGGATTtgcaattgggatagacatatacccaattgccttgTTTGGCTGAAATACGGGAAttgtaaatgcgttcttgttaatcttaattccatagacatataggcattgagttgacttgaataggcgagtaagaactcgacagattcttatgagtaatatcaaccctgtcaatcaataacccagataaattGATTAGTCATTTTGAGCCAAGAACACAACATGATTGTAATTATGcccgtgaccctggaatatcttctCCTATTGTTTGTTACTCGTAATTGCTATTTGTTTGGTTACTTATTTTAGTTAGATTAATTCTTTATAGttaagtagtaaaacaattacatctctcttttgtgaacaatctcttgggtagataaagaaattgggtttgaatcagtcaacagttaatcataagtcttcgtgggaatgatactctattcactactctattacttgacgatcacgtgcacttgcgtgggtgtttttggtcgcaacaagtttttggcgtcgttgccggggacttagaaattagctacttgactgaatTGAGCTTTTATTACTTATTTATTCGAGTTTTAACtttcagttcactttgtttgtgcAAATACAAGAGTTTCTATTGAATGCGAAGAAGTAGAAGCGCAAACAACCTCCTTCCCTTTGATCCCGAAATTGAACGAACACTTCACAGGTTGAGGAGGGAGGTGGACGCGAGAACCAGAattgaaagagagttggacatcgaagttcaaccacagccaatAGAGATGGCAGGTAATGAAGAACGCGCGGTGATTGAAGCCGCAAGGCCTAGTCtggctaatatgactcaggctattgtgaagcctgacATTACTAGGCACTTTGAGCTGAAACAATACATGGTGCAGTTGATCCAATCCACATGGTTGTTTGTGGGTTTACCTCATGAAGACCCGCAGAGGCATATTCAGAATTTCTTGGAAATTACGGATACCTACAACTATCCGAacgtttccaaggactatgtcaggctgacACTTTTCCCCTTTTCACTGATTGGGGAAGCTAAGGAGTGGTTGAATAAAGAGCCAGCGAATTCAATCCGcacctgggatgatttggcaaggaaattcttaatcaagtttttccccactaagAAAACAAAGGTATTGAGGAGTCAAATTCTTGGGTTTGAACAACGAGCGGGCGAGACACTGCGTCAAACATGGGAAAGGTACAAGAAGATGCTCAGAAACTGTCCTCATCATTGCCAGACGGACGAGGTATTGGGTCATACTTTTGTAGATGGGTTAGATAATGCCTCAAAGATGAGTCTTGATTCCGCTTGTGGGGGTAGTTGCATGGCTAGACCGTACAGTGAAATCCAAATCTTGCTGAATAACTTCACTGCTAATGATAATAACTAGCAAGGTGAGGGTGATTCACGAAAGGCAGTTAAGCAAAAATCAGCCGGGTTACTTGAGTTAGACGAAGTGTCAGCCATGAGAGCCGATATTGCAAAGCTGGCCAATCAGATGACTTGGATGACAATGCAGCAACCACAGACAATGCAGCACGTACAACAGATGTCTATTTGCTGCGAACTCTGTGGTGACAATCATATGAGTGATATGTGCCCAACGAATCCAAAATCCATCTATTATGTGGGGCAACAGAACAGAGGTCCACCGAATCAGCATGCACAATACGGGAATTCTTACAATCCTAATTAGAGGAATCATCCCAACTTCTCATGGGGTGGAAATCAGCAGAATCAGAATCAGCATAGACCCCAAGGGAGTTTCAATCAGCCTCAGAGACTACCCTAACAAATGGAAGAAAGTACCAATGATCTGCTAAAGAAGTTGTTGATTGACAACCAGCAACTCAGGACCGATTTCAGAAATCTTGAAAGGCAAATGGGGCAGTTAGCAACAACTCAAAACACTAGACCTGCATGCGCCCTCCCCAGTGATACAGAAAAGAACCCTTAAGTGAATGCAGTTACACTTAGAAACGGGAGGGAGCTAGAGGAAgtgccaaagaaaaagaaagacaagcCTATACCTGAGAGAGAGTTGATCCCTAAAGTGACTCAAGAGCAAAAGAATGTTGCTGAAGTTTCAGAGCCAGTGGAGGCCCCTAGACCACCACCACCTTTTCCCCAGAGATTGCAGAAAAACaatgatgatcgcatgttcaCAAAATTCCTCTCTATGTTGAGCAAAGTTCAATTTAATATCCTACTCGTTGATGTGCTTCGGGAAATTCCAAAGTATGCTAAATACATAAAagatatagtggctcacaagagaAGATTAACTGACTTTGAGATagttgcacttactgaggagtgcacttttagggtccaaaataagctccctcaaaagcttaaggatcctggcAGCTTTATGATTCCTGTGCGTATTGGTAATGTTGATGTGGGTCGTGCTCTTTGTGATTTGGAGGCAAGAATAAATCTGATGCCCCTGTCTTTGTTCAAACAATTGGTTCTGGGAGCTCCAAGGCCAACTACTGTGATGCAACTGGCTGATAGATCGATAGCACACCCTgaaggggtgattgaagatgtgttgcTGCAGATTGGGAAATATATCTTCCCGGTTGATTTCATTTTCCTCGATTATGAGGCTGATGAactggttccaatcatattggggcaACTCTCTTAGCTACGGGTGATGCAATTATCAAAGTGAGAGAGGGAAAGATGATTTTGCGGGTAGATGACGAGGAAACAGTTTTCAATGTCTACATAGCAATCCAACTTCCCCGCCACTATGAGGAGCTCTCAATGATATCTGTTGTTGAGGCCGATGTGCAGATTCGTTATCCGAGTGTATATCTAGACGATTCTCTCGAGAAAGCACTTATGTTACTTAATAACCTGGGGGCTGATGAGGAGGTTGAAGAGATAATGCACATCCTTGATACATCTTGTGCGTACCTGCAAGGGACGCACCCATTCGAGCCTTTGAATAGACCAGAGGGGCCTCCTCCAAGGCCATCAATTGAGGAAGCCCCAAAATTGGAACTTAAACCCCTTCCACCTCACCTGCAATACACTTATTTGGGTGACTCTAACACTTTACCTGTTATTGTTTCATCTGACTTGTCTAAATTGCAGGAAGAAAAGCTATTGAGAGTGCTACGTGAGCACAAACGAGCACTTGGGTGGACTATGTCCGACATTAAGGGCATTAGTCCAGCTTTCTGCATGCacaaaatcctcatggaggatgGATACAAGCCCAGTGTAGAGAAACAACTTCGACTCAATCCAattatgaaagaggtggtaagaaaagaagtgattaagtggctCGATGCAAGTATTGTATTCCCTATCTTAGACATCAAATGGGTAAGCCCCGTTTAATGTGTACCCAAGAAAGGGGGGATGACTGTAGTAGTTAATGAGAATAATGATTTGATACCCACAAGAGCTGTCACCGGGTGGAGAATTTGCATTGATTACAAAAAATTGAACAATGCCACCCGGAATGACCACTTTCTCctcccctttattgaccaaatgcttgatagattagctggTCAGGAGTACTATTACTTCttagatggttactcggggtataatcagattgctatagccctagaggaccaagagaagaccacttttACGTGTCCTTATGGCACGTATGTGTTCAAGCGAATGCCTTTTGGTCTTtgtaatgcacctgcgacttttcaaaggtgtatgatggccatttttactgacatggttgagaggtttgtggaagtgttcatggaCGATTTTTCTGTGTTTGGATTCTCTTTTGATAACTGCTTGATGGACCTTGATAAATtacttgctaggtgtgaagagaCTAACTTGGTGCTAAACTGagaaaagtgccatttcatggtacgtgaAGGTATAGTCCTGGGACACAAAGTGTCCAAAGATGGTTTGCAGGTGGACAAGGCAAAggtggaagcaattgaaaaattgcctctacCGATATCTATCaaaggcattcgcagtttcttgggccaTACAGGTTTTTATCAtcgtttcattaaagatttcTCAAAAATTTCCTCTCCCTTGTGCAGGTTGCTTGAGAAAGATGTCGCCTTCAAATTTGATGATGCATGTCTGAAGGCATTCGAGGAGCTGAAAGAAAGGTTGTTTATTGCACCAATCATAATTGCTCCGGATTGGGAGCAGCCATTCGAGTTGATGTGCGATGCTAGCGACTTAGCTGTTGGTGTTGTCTTGGGGCAAAGGAGAAATAAGATATTCCACTCCATCTACTGTGCGAGCAAAACTCTGAATCCAGGTCAGATGAACTACATCGtcactgaaaaagagttgcttgcAGTGGTGTGGGCATTTGACAAGTTCAGGTCATATCTTGTGGGGACCAAAGTCATCGTCTACACAGATCATTCAGCCATCAGGTACTTGTTTGAGAAAAAGGATGCCAAGCCGAGACTAATTTGGTGGGTCCTATTGCtgcaagagtttgatttagagatCTGAGACCGCAAAAGAACAGAGAATCAAGTGGCTGATCACTTGTCCGGATTAGAAAATCAGAACCATGTGGCTGAAAGGGGTGCAATCAAGGAAACATTCCTTGATGAGCAGTTATTGGCAATCACCTCaagtatagtcccatggtatgcagattatgtgaactttattgcaagtggggtgacacCACCAAAATTGACACCAGACAATAGACAAAGGTTCTTGCATGATGTGAGGCTTTACATGTGGGATGAGCCATTCTTATACATGCTATGCGCAGACCAGAGGTGCGAAGATGtgttcctgaggaggagatgagtTCCATACTCCATAGTTGTCATGCCTCGTCATACGGAGGTCATCACGGTGGAGACAGGACCGCCCAAAAAGTGCTACAATCAGGTTTCTATTGGCCGAAATTGTTTAGAGATGCACACACCTTTGTTATAATGTGTGATAGGTGCCAAAGAACAGGGACAATCACTAAGAAGCACGAGATGCCACTGCAAAACATCCTGGTAGTGGAGTTTTTCGATGTTTGAGGAATTGACTTCATGGGGACTTTTCCATACTCAAACGACCATAGATATATCTTGGTAGCagttgattatgtgtctaagtgggtggaGGCCATTGCTCTGTCCTCTAATGATGGAAAGGTAGTGGTAAGCTTTGTCAAGAAGCATAtcttcacacgctttggaactcccaGAGTGTTGATCAGCGATAGAGGTACGCATTTCTGCAACAAACTGTTAAACAATGTCCTTGCAAAGTACGGGGTCAAGCATAAGGTCTCCACTGCTTATCATCCACAGACGAGTGGTCAAGTGGAGGTTTCAAACAGAGAGGTCAAGCAAATTCTCGAGAAAACAGTGAGtgcaaatagaaaagattggGCCGGAAAGTTAGACGACGCATTGTGGGCGTATCGAACAACATACAAAACTCCCATAGGTGCTTCTCCTTATAGATTGGTGTATGGGAAGGCATTTCACTTGCCCGTCGAACTTAAGCACAAGGCCTATTGGGCAATAAAGAAGCTAAACATGAATAGGGACTTAGCTGGAGAGAAGAGGCTACTGCAACTCGATGAGCTCGAGGAGTTTCGATTACATGCATATGAGAATGCCaaattgtttaaagaaaagaCTAAGAGGTGGCATGACAAGCACATTCAACATCGAGAGTTCGATCCAGGGCAAGAAGTTCTGTTGTTCAATTCGAGGTTGAAGCTTTTTCCCGGAAAGCTTAAATCTCGTTGGTCAGGCCCTTTTGTTGTGGTAAGCGTGAAGCCTCGTGGAGCCGTGGAGTTGAGAGATATGAGTTCCACTGGCACTTTCTTAGTGAACGGTAAATGGATAAAACATTACTGGGGTGGTGACTTTGCACGTCACAAGACCTCATTGGACTTGAAGTATGCTTCAGAAAATGTTGTAACCGTCGTGCCATGACGTTAAAtaaggcgctggttgggaggcaacccaatgatAGTAGTAGTGTTTGATTTTAAGCTTTAACTTACTAACAAATGCAGGCGACGAAGGGCGGGTTAAAGGACAATCAACCAGGAGCAAAACAGGTGACAATAAATGTAAAAAAAATCCCCAGGAGCACGACTTCGCGCCCACTTTGCGCATATGTTCGCGCACTTGGGTGATCCTTTCTGCTTGGAACTTAACGGAACCGCGCGAGCTACAAACTTCACGCACAAGTTCGCGAACCTTTCTGCTTGAACTTAATGGAAGCGCGCGAACAAACGCACGCGATGCAAACTTCGCGCGCATGCTCGCGCTCCTGGGTGACCCTTTCAGCCTGGAACTTTTCAGGCGTTTTGTTTTTCTCTTtagttttagtttttctttttattcttgtaGTTTAAATTGACTATTTGTTTAAGAACAACTCCCCCTCCCCCTTCTATTAAACAAAACCCAAAACCCCCTCTCCCAAACCCTCCCAACTTCCAACACCCATCCCCCTATCTCACGAGATTAGCAGCATCTCCCTCTCTCACGATTGTTAACAAGGTATGAACCCTAGttttagttttctttctttttctctttctactTTCAGATTTTAGTTTCATGTTGTATCTTATGCCTTTAATGTAGATGTGTTTTGTGATTTCGTGTTCAAACTTAGTGAAATATATTGTGGGGTTAGTTTGTTGTAAGTGTGGGGTAGGTAGTACTTGATTTGGGTTATGGATGAGCTCTTGTGGGAAGCCCTTATGCAAGACCCTTAGAAAAAAATTGTGAGAGCCtaatgcccacaaggtgtttgtggaaaGGCCTCAATGAGCATGATTCTGTAGTTGTGACTAATTTTgcgtgtgaagtctgagtaaccgcatCAAGTCACACTATTTTTGTTGGGATGAGCTAATGTGTCCACGTTTTGCAGGTATTATGGCACCATCGAAAAAGCGCCAAGCCACGGGTCCATCCTCAAGCCGCCAAAGGGCAGCTCCGACACATTCCTATGACAACAACAAATTTGTCTCCACTGAGGCTCAGACCCGTTTTACAGAGAAGGCTGCCAAGAAGGCAATTCCAAAGAGGGGCATCAACATCAAAAAATTCAAGGAACAATGCCCCCACATGTATAATGAGTTGATGGAGCGGGGTTTGCAAGCCTTCATTGACGATCCATAAGAGGCTAATGTAATGGTTGTATGCGAATTCTATGCTAATCTACAGAGCATGTCAACCATGTGGTCACAGTGCACCGTAAGGCGGTGGATGCCTCCATTGAGGTGATACGCACGGCTTATCAACCGCCCGACCCTCTGCCTGAGAACACTGACTTTTATGAATATGGGCGAAATCCAACCGATGCCAAGTGGGAGCGCTTCTTTGATGCAATTTGTGCACCAGGACAAATGGTAGAGTGGCTAGAACATGGAGAGAAGTTCCATTAATCTGTCTTAACTCCAGAGGCGAAGAGTTGGCTATATGTGATCAACAGTCG
The Nicotiana sylvestris chromosome 11, ASM39365v2, whole genome shotgun sequence DNA segment above includes these coding regions:
- the LOC104221444 gene encoding uncharacterized protein — its product is MEESTNDLLKKLLIDNQQLRTDFRNLERQMGQNGRELEEVPKKKKDKPIPERELIPKVTQEQKNVAEVSEPVEAPRPPPPFPQRLQKNNDDRMFTKFLSMLSKVQFNILLVDVLREIPKYAKYIKDIVAHKRRLTDFEIVALTEECTFRVQNKLPQKLKDPGSFMIPVRIGNVDVGRALCDLEARINLMPLSLFKQLVLGAPRPTTVMQLADRSIAHPEGVIEDVLLQIGKYIFPVDFIFLDYEADELVPIILGQLS